A single region of the Fimbriimonadaceae bacterium genome encodes:
- a CDS encoding MoxR family ATPase, whose amino-acid sequence MSVADFGGRIKQEVAKAIVGQEHVIEHTLVAILANGHVLIEGVPGVAKTLLVRVLAKTLNLEYGRIQFTPDLMPSDVLGTRIFNPKEGEFVLRTGPIFVNVLLADEINRTPPKTQAALLEAMEERRVTIDGEPLQLPPPFLVFATQNPIEFEGTYPLPEAQQDRFLLKVLVSYPPDEVEIDVLRKHNAGFRPQNLEDAGIQAVVTGDELVAMQKAVQEITIEDKVFSYIQQLVKATRNSNDILVGASPRAGIALVNCSKAMAALRGRDFVIPDDVKELALPILRHRVILRPEAEIEGLTVDRVLTTLIDVQVVPR is encoded by the coding sequence ATGAGCGTTGCAGATTTTGGCGGTCGAATTAAACAGGAAGTTGCCAAGGCGATCGTTGGTCAAGAGCATGTGATCGAGCACACCCTCGTCGCGATTCTCGCGAACGGGCACGTGCTGATCGAGGGCGTCCCCGGCGTGGCCAAAACCCTGCTCGTCAGAGTTTTAGCGAAGACCCTCAACCTCGAATACGGACGCATCCAATTCACCCCCGACCTCATGCCCAGCGACGTTCTGGGAACTCGAATCTTTAATCCCAAAGAGGGTGAGTTCGTCCTCCGAACGGGACCGATCTTCGTCAACGTTCTCCTCGCAGACGAAATCAATCGAACCCCACCCAAAACTCAGGCCGCACTCCTCGAAGCGATGGAAGAGCGGAGAGTCACCATCGACGGGGAACCGCTCCAACTTCCGCCCCCATTCCTCGTTTTCGCCACCCAAAACCCCATCGAATTCGAAGGCACCTACCCGCTCCCCGAAGCCCAGCAAGACCGATTCCTGCTCAAGGTGCTTGTCTCTTACCCGCCCGACGAAGTTGAGATTGATGTCCTGCGCAAGCATAACGCTGGCTTCCGGCCCCAAAACCTCGAAGACGCTGGCATTCAAGCCGTCGTCACCGGGGATGAGCTCGTAGCGATGCAAAAAGCCGTTCAGGAAATCACCATCGAAGACAAGGTTTTCAGCTACATCCAACAGCTCGTCAAGGCCACGCGAAACTCCAACGACATCCTCGTCGGCGCTTCGCCCCGCGCTGGCATCGCTCTCGTCAACTGCAGCAAAGCAATGGCCGCCCTCCGAGGGCGCGATTTCGTGATCCCAGACGACGTCAAAGAACTCGCGCTCCCAATCCTCAGACACCGCGTGATCTTGCGTCCCGAAGCCGAAATCGAGGGTCTGACCGTTGACCGCGTACTCACGACCTTGATCGACGTCCAAGTCGTTCCGCGATGA